One Bacteroidota bacterium DNA segment encodes these proteins:
- a CDS encoding 4-hydroxy-tetrahydrodipicolinate synthase, translating to MSPSTKKASSRQNHPFRGTGVAMVTPFADDGSVDYKALKKVTEHIIKGKCEFLVVMGTTGEAPALYEDEKSEVLQFVLETVNGRVPVVFGIGGNNTAEVIHKLETTNLIGVSGILSVAPYYNKPNQNGLYEHFRLVAEASPLPVLLYNVPARTGMNMTAETQLRLAHEFPRIVGTKEASGNMEQIMVILRDRPSDFLVLSGDDMLTLPMLACGADGVISVVANAYPKIFSDMVRHGLAGDFVKARPLHESLIRFTQLCFADGNPGGVKVALDAMKLCKPNLRAPLYQVNETVEQALRAEVKKLK from the coding sequence ATGTCACCAAGCACCAAAAAAGCATCATCACGCCAGAACCATCCGTTTCGCGGAACAGGCGTGGCTATGGTTACACCTTTTGCCGACGACGGCAGTGTAGATTACAAGGCCTTAAAGAAAGTGACCGAGCACATTATTAAGGGCAAGTGTGAATTTCTGGTGGTAATGGGCACTACGGGTGAGGCTCCGGCGCTTTACGAAGATGAAAAGAGCGAAGTGCTTCAGTTTGTACTCGAAACCGTAAACGGCCGTGTGCCGGTGGTGTTTGGCATTGGCGGCAACAATACGGCCGAGGTGATTCACAAACTCGAAACTACCAATCTGATTGGTGTGAGCGGCATTCTTTCAGTAGCGCCGTATTACAACAAACCCAACCAGAACGGCCTTTACGAGCATTTCCGACTGGTGGCCGAAGCCTCACCGCTGCCGGTGCTGCTTTACAACGTACCCGCCCGCACCGGCATGAACATGACGGCCGAAACACAGCTTCGCCTCGCGCATGAGTTCCCGCGCATTGTGGGCACCAAGGAAGCATCGGGCAACATGGAGCAGATTATGGTTATTCTGCGCGACCGTCCGTCCGATTTCCTCGTCCTTTCGGGCGATGATATGCTTACCCTGCCCATGCTGGCCTGCGGTGCCGATGGTGTGATTTCGGTAGTGGCCAATGCCTATCCGAAGATTTTTTCCGACATGGTGCGCCACGGCCTTGCCGGCGATTTTGTCAAAGCACGCCCGCTGCACGAGTCGCTTATCCGTTTCACCCAGCTTTGTTTTGCCGATGGTAATCCGGGCGGAGTAAAAGTGGCGCTTGATGCCATGAAACTTTGCAAGCCCAACCTGCGTGCCCCGCTATATCAGGTAAATGAAACGGTGGAACAAGCCTTGCGTGCAGAAGTAAAAAAACTGAAGTAG
- a CDS encoding leucyl/phenylalanyl-tRNA--protein transferase encodes MPVWLSENSIEFPPPHLANEDGLLAVGGDLSPARLLNAYRHGIFPWYDETTVPLWWCPDPRFVLFPHKLRVSKSMTQVLKRGEFTVTTNNCFAEVIAACAAINRHGQQGTWITEEVEQAYIELHKLGHAHSYEAWKDGKLAGGFYGIRMGKFFFGESMFSRESNASKAAFITFVKQFEAGGGELIDCQVETLHLASLGAEMISREDFLARIGGMRTDFARFNK; translated from the coding sequence ATGCCGGTCTGGCTTTCTGAAAACAGCATTGAGTTTCCGCCACCGCATCTTGCAAATGAAGACGGTCTGCTGGCTGTGGGCGGCGACCTCAGCCCGGCACGTTTGCTGAATGCCTACCGCCACGGCATTTTCCCGTGGTACGACGAAACCACCGTGCCGCTATGGTGGTGTCCTGATCCGCGTTTTGTGCTTTTCCCGCACAAGCTCAGGGTGTCGAAAAGCATGACGCAGGTGCTCAAACGCGGCGAATTTACAGTTACTACCAACAACTGTTTTGCAGAAGTCATTGCAGCCTGTGCCGCAATAAACCGCCACGGCCAGCAAGGCACATGGATTACCGAAGAAGTGGAACAGGCCTATATTGAATTGCACAAACTTGGCCACGCCCACAGTTACGAAGCGTGGAAAGACGGCAAACTGGCGGGCGGTTTTTACGGCATACGCATGGGTAAATTTTTCTTTGGTGAGTCGATGTTCAGCAGGGAAAGCAATGCGTCTAAAGCCGCATTTATTACGTTTGTAAAACAGTTTGAAGCCGGAGGCGGCGAGCTGATTGACTGTCAGGTGGAAACATTGCATCTTGCCTCGCTGGGGGCAGAGATGATTTCGAGGGAGGATTTTTTGGCGCGGATTGGCGGGATGCGAACAGATTTTGCAAGATTTAATAAGTAA